The Pelosinus sp. IPA-1 genome contains a region encoding:
- a CDS encoding thioredoxin domain-containing protein: MDKKANRLINEKSPYLLQHAYNPVDWYPWGQEAFEKASRENKTIFLSVGYSSCHWCHVMERECFEDQEVADVLNDHFVSIKVDREERPDVDGIYMSVCQALTGQGGWPLTIIMDPDKKPFFAGTYFPKHRKMGRMGLLELLTVVHKKWQENREEILEASNQIVNILQRPNQPNEKGQIGTDLLEQAYLELENSFDPKYGGFGTAPKFPTPHKMNFLLRYWRHFKKDKALSMVEKTLLSMWQGGIYDHLGYGFARYSTDQKWLVPHFEKMLYDNALLCDSYLEAYQCTGNQEFARIVEEILTYVMRDMMNEKGGFFSAEDADSEGVEGKFYVFTRKEIMNIVGEEAGTIFADFYEISSQGNFEHGTSILHVIGRDFEAFASSVNKTVTELADLLQRGREKIYQVREKRIHPYKDDKILTAWNALMIASFAKASRILERDNYSMVAERAIEFIFDNLVRADGRLLARYRDGDSAHLAYLDDYAFLLLALLETYQTTYKDTYLQRAIKIADDMKALFGDEKKGGFFFYGVDGEELITRPKEIYDGAIPSGNSVAALALQKLADITENEDVRKMAEKLLDSFAGEVSRYAAGYTYFMMAVDYYLAEKIKVVIVGDKDLPDTKAMLQAMNHVFLPTATVRFYDIYSQNTSNYKGTEGRATAYLCKGVACQPPITDVEIFRTKLLHNN; this comes from the coding sequence GTGGACAAAAAAGCAAATCGATTGATAAATGAAAAAAGTCCATATCTCCTGCAACATGCCTATAACCCAGTAGATTGGTATCCCTGGGGCCAAGAAGCATTTGAAAAAGCCTCTAGGGAAAATAAGACAATTTTCCTAAGTGTTGGATATTCGAGCTGCCATTGGTGCCATGTCATGGAGCGGGAATGTTTTGAAGATCAGGAAGTAGCTGATGTATTAAATGATCATTTTGTTTCTATAAAAGTGGATAGAGAAGAACGTCCAGATGTGGATGGAATTTATATGTCAGTGTGTCAGGCACTTACGGGACAAGGGGGCTGGCCTTTAACGATCATTATGGACCCTGATAAAAAACCTTTTTTTGCTGGGACATATTTCCCTAAACATCGCAAGATGGGCAGGATGGGTTTACTCGAACTCTTAACCGTAGTGCATAAAAAGTGGCAAGAGAACCGAGAAGAGATCCTCGAAGCTAGTAATCAAATTGTAAATATCCTTCAACGCCCTAACCAACCAAATGAAAAAGGACAGATTGGCACGGATTTACTGGAACAAGCTTATCTGGAATTAGAGAATAGCTTTGATCCTAAATATGGGGGTTTTGGCACTGCACCCAAATTTCCGACACCCCATAAAATGAATTTTTTACTTAGGTATTGGCGGCATTTTAAGAAAGATAAGGCTCTTAGCATGGTAGAGAAAACTCTCCTATCGATGTGGCAAGGCGGAATCTACGATCATTTAGGATATGGTTTTGCTAGATACTCTACAGATCAAAAGTGGTTAGTACCTCATTTTGAAAAGATGTTATACGATAATGCATTATTGTGCGATAGCTATCTTGAGGCGTATCAATGTACTGGTAATCAAGAATTTGCTAGAATTGTTGAGGAAATCCTGACTTATGTCATGCGAGACATGATGAATGAGAAAGGCGGTTTTTTCTCAGCAGAAGATGCTGATTCTGAAGGAGTGGAAGGTAAGTTCTACGTTTTCACTAGAAAAGAGATAATGAATATAGTAGGAGAAGAAGCAGGGACTATTTTTGCGGATTTTTATGAGATTTCCTCTCAGGGGAATTTTGAGCATGGGACAAGTATTTTACATGTTATTGGAAGAGATTTTGAGGCTTTTGCTAGTTCTGTAAATAAAACGGTAACAGAATTGGCAGACTTATTACAGCGAGGGCGGGAAAAAATCTATCAGGTAAGGGAAAAACGTATTCACCCTTATAAAGACGATAAGATTCTTACAGCTTGGAATGCATTAATGATTGCTTCTTTTGCGAAAGCATCTCGGATTTTAGAGCGAGATAATTATTCTATGGTAGCAGAAAGGGCAATTGAATTCATCTTTGACAATCTTGTACGCGCGGATGGACGTTTGCTGGCTCGTTATCGTGATGGAGACTCTGCTCACTTAGCTTATCTTGATGACTATGCATTTTTGTTGCTGGCACTTCTTGAAACGTATCAAACGACCTATAAGGATACTTATCTGCAGCGAGCAATTAAGATAGCTGACGATATGAAGGCTTTATTTGGGGATGAAAAAAAAGGCGGATTTTTCTTTTATGGTGTGGATGGAGAAGAGCTAATTACAAGACCCAAGGAGATTTATGACGGAGCTATTCCTTCAGGCAATTCTGTAGCGGCTTTGGCGTTGCAAAAATTAGCTGACATTACAGAGAACGAAGATGTAAGGAAAATGGCAGAAAAACTATTGGATAGCTTTGCTGGAGAAGTTAGTCGCTATGCAGCAGGTTATACTTATTTTATGATGGCTGTCGACTATTATTTGGCTGAAAAAATAAAAGTTGTCATTGTAGGTGACAAGGATTTGCCTGATACGAAGGCGATGTTACAGGCAATGAATCATGTCTTTTTGCCTACAGCAACAGTACGCTTTTATGATATATATTCGCAAAATACTAGTAATTATAAAGGTACTGAGGGGAGAGCTACGGCCTATCTTTGTAAAGGTGTTGCATGTCAGCCCCCCATTACAGATGTGGAAATTTTTCGTACGAAATTATTACATAATAATTAA
- a CDS encoding ferritin yields the protein MIGKKLQDAINNQIQAEMSSAHLYLAMSVESEEKNLKGFAHWLKLQYQEENGHAFKLIDYLLERGGSVKLQAIEAPASGFGTPVELFEKVLAHEIHISKLINKLYEVALEEKDYAAQIFLQWFITEQVEEEANASAVLERLKFVGDKGGSLLYIDKELGKRD from the coding sequence ATGATTGGTAAAAAACTTCAAGATGCAATTAATAATCAAATCCAAGCTGAAATGAGCTCAGCGCATCTTTATTTAGCAATGTCTGTAGAAAGTGAAGAGAAAAATCTTAAGGGATTTGCTCACTGGCTTAAGTTACAATACCAAGAAGAAAACGGTCATGCCTTTAAACTGATTGATTATTTATTAGAGCGAGGCGGCAGTGTTAAGCTACAAGCAATTGAAGCTCCAGCAAGTGGTTTTGGCACTCCTGTAGAGTTGTTTGAAAAGGTATTGGCTCATGAAATACACATTAGTAAATTGATTAACAAGTTATATGAAGTAGCCTTAGAAGAAAAAGACTATGCTGCACAAATCTTCTTACAATGGTTTATAACAGAACAAGTGGAAGAAGAAGCGAATGCTTCTGCAGTATTAGAAAGATTGAAATTTGTTGGCGATAAAGGCGGCTCTCTTCTTTATATTGATAAAGAACTTGGGAAACGCGATTAA